From Selenomonas ruminantium AC2024, a single genomic window includes:
- the greA gene encoding transcription elongation factor GreA translates to MADKKVMLTEDGYNKLVEKLNYLKSVRRIEVAERLKAAIALGDLSENSEYDDAKNEQAFLEGEIQDLEVKIRNSDIIKAGSSDVVQMGSKVSVVDLEFAEDGPETFMIVGSTEADPDEGKISNESPLGQALLGQKVGAVVDVHAPAGIIKYEIKEILS, encoded by the coding sequence ATGGCAGATAAAAAGGTCATGCTGACCGAAGATGGTTATAATAAACTGGTAGAGAAACTGAACTACTTGAAAAGTGTCCGCCGTATTGAGGTGGCTGAGCGTCTGAAAGCCGCTATCGCACTGGGTGACCTTTCGGAAAACTCCGAGTATGATGATGCGAAAAACGAGCAGGCATTCCTCGAAGGTGAAATTCAGGATTTGGAAGTCAAAATCCGCAACTCCGACATCATCAAGGCTGGTTCCAGTGATGTGGTGCAGATGGGTTCCAAGGTTTCTGTAGTGGATTTGGAATTTGCTGAAGACGGCCCCGAAACCTTTATGATTGTTGGTTCCACGGAAGCTGACCCGGATGAAGGCAAGATTTCCAACGAATCCCCGCTGGGTCAGGCACTCTTAGGCCAGAAGGTGGGCGCTGTGGTAGATGTTCACGCTCCGGCTGGTATCATCAAGTACGAAATCAAGGAAATTTTGAGCTAA
- the lysS gene encoding lysine--tRNA ligase, with product MAENKQNQQAPVEDLNEMMKVRREKMEAFKEMGVAPFGHRYEVTAYAADIKKDNDHLEGDEEGPEVFIAGRLMAIRGHGKASFCTLNDRTGNIQVYFKIDVLGEEKYKGQFRRLDIGDIIGIRGVVFKTHRGEVTVRVEDFDLLSKSLRPLPEKFHGLQDVDIRYRQRYLDLIVNQDVRETFRRRTKTINSIREYLDERGYLEVETPVLSTIAGGAAARPFITHHNTLDIDLYLRIATELNLKRLIVGGLDRVYEIGRIFRNEGMDVRHNPEFTSIEFYQAFADYTDMMDLTEGIVVNAAQKVLGTTVINYQGVEIDLAKVKRISMNDAVKEATGKDFMSCETVEEARKMADEIGVPYEQRHGIGGILNQAFEEKVEETLMQPTFITGHPTEISPLAKRNPEDPRITDRFEFFIYGRELANGFTELNDPIDQKGRFEDQLKQREAGDDEAHGMDEDFVMALEYGLPPTGGVGIGIDRLVMFLTDAASIRDVLLFPTMKPLAD from the coding sequence ATGGCAGAAAATAAGCAGAATCAGCAGGCTCCTGTAGAGGACCTGAATGAGATGATGAAGGTTCGCCGTGAAAAGATGGAAGCCTTCAAGGAAATGGGCGTGGCACCCTTTGGCCATCGCTATGAAGTGACGGCTTACGCGGCAGATATCAAGAAGGACAATGACCACCTCGAAGGGGACGAAGAAGGCCCCGAAGTATTCATTGCCGGCCGTCTCATGGCTATCCGTGGCCACGGTAAAGCATCTTTCTGCACGCTGAATGACCGCACGGGCAACATTCAGGTGTACTTCAAGATTGATGTTCTGGGCGAAGAAAAGTACAAAGGCCAGTTCCGCCGTCTCGATATCGGTGATATCATCGGCATCCGCGGCGTGGTATTCAAGACCCATCGCGGCGAAGTTACCGTACGCGTAGAAGATTTCGACCTGCTTTCCAAGTCCCTGCGTCCGCTGCCGGAAAAATTCCATGGTTTGCAGGATGTGGATATCCGCTATCGTCAGCGTTATCTCGACCTCATTGTCAATCAGGATGTGCGTGAAACCTTCCGCCGCCGCACCAAGACCATCAACTCCATCCGTGAGTATCTCGATGAACGCGGCTATCTGGAAGTGGAAACGCCGGTTCTGTCCACCATCGCTGGTGGTGCAGCTGCCCGTCCGTTCATCACCCATCACAATACGCTGGATATCGACCTCTACCTGCGTATCGCTACGGAACTCAACCTCAAGCGCCTGATTGTCGGCGGCCTTGACCGCGTATACGAAATCGGCCGTATCTTCCGTAACGAAGGTATGGACGTACGTCATAATCCGGAATTTACTTCCATCGAGTTCTATCAGGCTTTCGCTGATTACACGGACATGATGGATTTGACTGAGGGGATTGTGGTCAATGCTGCACAGAAAGTGCTCGGCACCACGGTTATCAACTACCAGGGTGTGGAAATTGACCTCGCCAAGGTTAAGCGCATCAGCATGAATGATGCAGTTAAGGAGGCTACGGGCAAGGACTTCATGTCCTGCGAAACCGTAGAAGAAGCCCGCAAAATGGCTGACGAAATCGGCGTTCCCTATGAGCAGCGCCATGGTATCGGCGGTATTTTGAATCAGGCTTTCGAGGAAAAGGTGGAAGAAACTCTGATGCAGCCGACCTTCATCACGGGCCATCCGACGGAGATTTCTCCGCTGGCTAAGCGCAACCCGGAAGACCCGCGCATTACCGACCGCTTCGAGTTCTTTATCTATGGCCGCGAACTGGCCAACGGCTTTACCGAGCTTAACGACCCCATCGACCAGAAGGGCCGTTTTGAAGACCAGCTCAAACAGCGTGAAGCCGGTGATGATGAAGCCCATGGCATGGATGAAGATTTCGTCATGGCTCTGGAATACGGCCTCCCGCCGACGGGCGGCGTAGGTATCGGCATTGATCGTCTGGTTATGTTCCTGACGGACGCTGCTTCTATCCGCGATGTACTCTTATTCCCGACCATGAAACCGCTGGCTGACTAA
- a CDS encoding biotin transporter BioY yields the protein MLRENALDMPKAGFTVQDMTRMAICLAFCCATAFISFPLPFTPGLVTALTIGIGLTALVLPPKLAFITLASYVFLGAIGLPIFPGGVGGMGRLLGPTAGFYFGWPLVCFLQSYFKGQAVSFRRYALVTVLIGVPFTYVGGLISMVMVLQVGWYEGFMMAVAPFVFGDVLKALLAAFLGVRINKMLQR from the coding sequence ATGCTAAGAGAGAATGCCTTAGACATGCCAAAGGCGGGCTTTACGGTACAGGATATGACCCGCATGGCCATCTGTCTGGCTTTTTGTTGTGCGACGGCGTTTATTTCCTTTCCATTGCCTTTTACGCCGGGACTGGTCACGGCGCTGACTATCGGCATTGGTTTGACGGCTCTGGTGCTGCCGCCGAAACTAGCTTTTATCACGCTGGCTTCTTATGTGTTCCTGGGCGCCATTGGGCTGCCGATTTTCCCGGGCGGAGTAGGGGGCATGGGGCGTCTGTTAGGTCCCACGGCTGGTTTCTACTTTGGCTGGCCGCTGGTGTGCTTCCTGCAGAGTTATTTCAAGGGGCAGGCAGTAAGTTTCCGCCGCTATGCGCTGGTGACGGTGCTGATTGGTGTTCCCTTCACCTATGTTGGCGGGTTGATTTCCATGGTGATGGTGCTGCAGGTGGGCTGGTATGAAGGCTTTATGATGGCTGTGGCCCCCTTCGTATTTGGGGATGTGCTCAAGGCGCTCCTGGCGGCATTCCTGGGTGTGCGGATTAATAAAATGTTGCAGCGTTGA
- the lgt gene encoding prolipoprotein diacylglyceryl transferase codes for MHQYLFFIGDFPVRAYGLVISLSIMLATGVGYFLAKSDGRGAEKHIVDLGIYCGLAGLLGARLWDVFFFDWDYYSHHLTEILNVWQGGMAIQGGVLLGVLTGVAYCRYHKLDTLHLMDVLAPAIILGQALGRCANLLNGDAFGAPTGSSFGIVYPATTLAAHTYGSQPLWPAEVWESQLDMVIFALLLIYRATFKHAKGQCFALYVMLYCIARFALEFLRGDYAEKVLGFMTSGQTTSAIGFTLAFIAFWALKLHHTKE; via the coding sequence ATGCATCAGTATTTATTTTTCATCGGGGATTTTCCCGTGCGTGCTTACGGACTCGTCATCTCCCTGTCCATCATGCTGGCCACCGGCGTCGGATACTTTCTGGCAAAGTCAGACGGCCGGGGCGCGGAAAAACATATCGTGGATTTGGGAATTTATTGCGGCCTGGCCGGACTCTTGGGCGCTCGGCTCTGGGATGTGTTCTTCTTCGATTGGGATTACTACTCCCATCACCTCACCGAAATTCTAAACGTCTGGCAGGGCGGCATGGCCATTCAGGGCGGCGTGCTCTTAGGCGTGCTCACCGGTGTCGCCTATTGCCGTTACCACAAGCTCGACACTTTGCATCTGATGGATGTACTGGCGCCGGCCATCATTCTCGGTCAGGCTCTAGGCCGCTGTGCCAATCTCCTGAACGGGGATGCCTTCGGCGCTCCGACCGGCAGCAGCTTCGGCATTGTCTATCCGGCTACGACGCTCGCCGCTCATACTTACGGCAGCCAACCGCTATGGCCAGCGGAAGTCTGGGAAAGCCAGCTCGATATGGTTATCTTCGCACTGCTGCTTATCTATCGCGCCACGTTCAAGCATGCCAAAGGACAATGCTTCGCCCTCTATGTCATGCTCTACTGCATCGCCCGCTTTGCTCTGGAATTTCTGCGCGGCGATTACGCCGAAAAAGTGCTGGGCTTTATGACCAGCGGCCAAACCACCAGCGCCATCGGCTTCACGCTTGCCTTTATCGCCTTCTGGGCATTAAAACTACATCACACAAAAGAATAA
- the pepT gene encoding peptidase T, protein MELSMDILVKRFKDYVSFDTQSDEDNDKACPSTPGQLVLAKHLAEELKEIGLSEVELDNHGYVMATLPANGMEDAPTVGFIAHVDTSPSASGKDIKPQLVKNYDGKDIVLNAEKNIIFSTKAFPEVLKYKGQDIMFTDGTTLLGADDKAGVTAIVSAMEYLVQHPEVKHGKIRIGFTPDEETGRSADRFDVEKFAADFAYTIDGGELGGLEYENFNAANPTITFHGVSVHTGDGKGKMINALSMACEWQQMLPTGEKPEYTEGHEGFFHVYKMSGDVENCTMSMLIRDHNREKFEERKAYLDTMAAFFNKKYGDGRVEVKHHDVYFNMLEKIEDGNMYVVELAKEAMKAAGIEPDVQPIRGGTDGARLSFMGLPCPNIFTGGANFHGRFEYLPLESLKKAGETVLQIAVGAGKLNKK, encoded by the coding sequence ATGGAATTAAGCATGGATATTTTGGTGAAACGGTTTAAGGATTATGTGAGCTTTGATACGCAGTCCGATGAGGATAACGACAAGGCTTGCCCCAGCACGCCGGGACAGTTGGTGCTGGCAAAGCACTTGGCCGAGGAGCTGAAAGAAATCGGGCTTAGCGAAGTGGAACTCGATAACCATGGTTATGTGATGGCAACCCTGCCGGCTAACGGCATGGAAGATGCGCCCACTGTCGGCTTTATCGCCCATGTGGATACGAGCCCGTCTGCTTCGGGCAAGGATATTAAGCCGCAGCTTGTGAAGAATTATGACGGCAAGGATATCGTGCTCAATGCGGAGAAAAATATCATTTTCTCCACGAAGGCTTTCCCGGAAGTGCTCAAGTACAAAGGGCAGGACATCATGTTCACGGATGGCACGACGCTCTTGGGCGCTGATGACAAGGCCGGCGTGACGGCGATTGTCAGTGCCATGGAATATTTGGTACAGCATCCTGAGGTGAAGCATGGCAAGATTCGCATTGGCTTTACGCCGGATGAGGAAACGGGCCGCAGCGCTGACCGTTTCGATGTGGAGAAGTTTGCCGCTGACTTTGCCTATACTATTGATGGCGGCGAACTGGGCGGTCTGGAGTATGAGAACTTCAACGCAGCCAACCCCACGATTACTTTCCACGGTGTCAGCGTGCATACCGGTGATGGCAAGGGCAAGATGATTAACGCCCTGTCCATGGCCTGCGAATGGCAGCAGATGCTGCCGACTGGTGAAAAGCCAGAGTACACGGAAGGCCACGAAGGTTTCTTCCATGTCTACAAGATGAGCGGTGATGTGGAAAACTGCACGATGAGCATGCTGATTCGTGACCATAACCGTGAGAAGTTCGAGGAGCGCAAGGCATATCTCGACACCATGGCCGCTTTCTTCAATAAGAAGTATGGCGATGGCCGCGTGGAAGTAAAACATCACGATGTGTACTTCAATATGCTGGAAAAGATTGAAGACGGCAATATGTATGTGGTGGAACTGGCCAAAGAGGCCATGAAGGCTGCCGGTATCGAGCCGGATGTACAGCCGATTCGCGGTGGCACGGATGGCGCTCGTCTGTCCTTTATGGGCCTGCCGTGTCCGAATATCTTTACCGGCGGTGCCAACTTCCATGGCCGTTTCGAATATCTGCCGCTGGAATCCCTCAAAAAAGCTGGGGAAACGGTACTGCAAATCGCCGTGGGCGCAGGCAAGTTGAACAAGAAATAA
- the def gene encoding peptide deformylase — MALLEVLKAGNPVLKQVSVPVERVDKKLKKLMDDMAETMYENDGVGLAAPQIGQNIRLVVIDCQDEHGLLELINPVITFKEGEVVDTEGCLSVPDIYGEVTRAAKVKVEFMNRRGKRQHLTATGLLARCIQHELDHLEGQLFIDIATSVHRGNQS, encoded by the coding sequence ATGGCATTATTAGAAGTTTTGAAGGCGGGCAATCCCGTCCTGAAGCAGGTTTCCGTACCTGTGGAACGCGTAGATAAAAAGCTCAAGAAGCTGATGGACGATATGGCTGAGACCATGTATGAAAATGATGGTGTCGGTCTGGCCGCTCCGCAGATTGGCCAGAACATCCGTCTGGTGGTCATTGACTGCCAGGATGAACATGGCCTGTTGGAACTCATCAATCCGGTGATTACCTTCAAGGAAGGCGAGGTCGTTGATACCGAAGGCTGCCTGTCCGTGCCGGATATTTATGGCGAAGTGACGCGGGCTGCCAAGGTCAAGGTGGAGTTTATGAACCGCCGGGGCAAGCGCCAGCATTTGACGGCCACGGGACTCTTGGCCCGCTGTATTCAGCATGAACTCGACCATCTGGAAGGCCAGCTTTTTATTGACATTGCCACGAGTGTTCATAGGGGGAATCAGTCGTGA
- the fmt gene encoding methionyl-tRNA formyltransferase translates to MKKFRVVFMGTPEFAVPCLAALHEQCEVMAVITQPDKPRGRGQKMMPSPVKAWAVEHDLPVYQPEKIKTEEFTAKLEEMKPDLMVVVAFGQILSQRILDIPEYGCINVHASLLPRYRGAAPMQWCVINGEEKTGVTTMFMDAGLDTGDMLLKAEFPIGEDTTLEEVHDGLMGMGAKVLMDTLEKLSDGTLTRTPQPEESNYAPMLTKTTGQIDWSKSAQEVHNLVRGLNSWPGAYTSLDGAKYKIWRTRRTGERTTALAGTVVRADKKTGLFVAAGDEVLEILELQAPGKKKMGAADYLNGHGFAAGAKFD, encoded by the coding sequence GTGAAGAAATTTCGCGTAGTATTTATGGGCACGCCGGAGTTTGCGGTACCCTGTCTGGCCGCCCTGCATGAACAGTGCGAGGTCATGGCGGTCATCACGCAGCCGGATAAGCCCAGAGGGCGCGGGCAGAAGATGATGCCGTCGCCAGTAAAAGCTTGGGCCGTAGAGCATGACCTGCCAGTGTACCAGCCGGAAAAAATCAAGACGGAAGAATTTACCGCCAAACTGGAGGAAATGAAACCGGATTTAATGGTTGTCGTGGCGTTTGGCCAGATTCTTTCGCAGCGTATTCTCGACATTCCCGAATACGGCTGCATCAATGTCCATGCGTCGCTCCTACCGCGTTATCGCGGGGCTGCGCCCATGCAGTGGTGCGTGATTAACGGCGAGGAAAAGACTGGTGTTACCACGATGTTTATGGATGCGGGCCTTGACACGGGCGATATGCTCTTAAAGGCAGAATTCCCCATTGGCGAGGATACGACGCTTGAGGAAGTCCATGACGGATTGATGGGCATGGGTGCCAAGGTCCTTATGGACACGCTGGAAAAACTCTCGGATGGCACGCTTACGCGCACGCCGCAGCCGGAGGAATCCAACTATGCACCGATGCTCACGAAAACCACCGGTCAGATTGACTGGTCAAAATCCGCGCAGGAAGTGCATAATCTCGTGCGTGGCCTCAATTCCTGGCCCGGGGCTTACACGAGCCTCGATGGTGCCAAGTATAAGATTTGGCGTACCCGCCGCACGGGAGAGCGCACAACGGCACTTGCCGGCACTGTTGTGCGGGCTGACAAAAAGACCGGCCTCTTTGTGGCTGCCGGTGATGAAGTGCTGGAGATTTTGGAACTGCAGGCGCCCGGTAAGAAGAAAATGGGAGCTGCTGACTATCTGAATGGTCACGGCTTTGCCGCTGGTGCAAAGTTTGACTGA
- a CDS encoding DUF116 domain-containing protein: protein MTDSTQKKTYTLPGRAKKRLFIGVLALTTVLASALLYVIWYIARLGLAEIAAMLPMIVGGVFILLSAGALLAILNMVLAVKGWFYLPFLQRQTYELINMLFPVAVYVAKIFGIRKRQLEGSFIATSNLMFNRMGIKVPADKLLVVTPHCLQLATCPHKITRDPNNCKRCGGCDIGSLVTLSEEMGFHFFVATGGTLARQVVYNTRPKAVLAIACERDLMSGIQDVYPLPAVGVLNIRPNGPCYNTHVDMAEVRAQLEKIIIPKEQDNG, encoded by the coding sequence ATGACAGATTCGACCCAAAAGAAAACCTATACATTGCCGGGCAGGGCCAAGAAGCGGCTGTTTATCGGCGTGCTTGCCCTGACTACGGTGCTGGCATCGGCCCTGCTCTATGTCATCTGGTACATTGCCCGTTTGGGACTGGCCGAGATTGCGGCAATGCTGCCGATGATTGTGGGCGGCGTGTTTATCCTGCTGAGTGCAGGGGCCTTGCTGGCTATATTGAATATGGTACTGGCGGTAAAGGGCTGGTTTTATCTGCCCTTTTTGCAGCGGCAGACCTATGAGCTTATCAATATGCTCTTTCCGGTGGCGGTTTATGTGGCCAAAATATTTGGCATCCGCAAGCGTCAGTTGGAGGGCTCCTTCATTGCTACGAGCAATCTCATGTTTAACCGCATGGGCATCAAAGTGCCGGCGGACAAGCTGCTCGTGGTAACGCCGCACTGTCTGCAGCTGGCCACCTGTCCGCATAAAATCACTCGGGACCCCAATAATTGCAAACGCTGCGGCGGCTGCGATATCGGTTCGCTCGTGACCCTGTCCGAGGAAATGGGCTTCCATTTCTTTGTGGCTACGGGGGGGACTTTGGCCCGTCAGGTTGTCTACAACACCCGGCCGAAGGCGGTGCTGGCCATTGCCTGTGAGCGGGACCTCATGAGCGGCATTCAGGATGTCTATCCTCTGCCGGCGGTGGGCGTCTTAAATATCCGTCCCAATGGTCCTTGCTACAATACCCATGTGGACATGGCCGAAGTCCGTGCCCAGCTGGAAAAAATCATCATTCCCAAGGAGCAAGATAATGGATAA
- the rsmB gene encoding 16S rRNA (cytosine(967)-C(5))-methyltransferase RsmB translates to MDKAREIAIKILNEVHEEGAYANVALARQLRKAELSDQDRRFVTELVYGAVKAGDTLDWILRRYVNRPLKKIPPMVREILRLGLYQIFYLDKVPASAACNTAVELTKKYSHAGTVKFVNAVLRTAVREPEKATFPEGKGKATEGLALKSQHPYWLVKRWVKQFGFEEAEALCAFDNGQPVLSVRTNTLKSNREDLLKALQAAGAEVQESQWTPEGILVTAHGALDNLAPLQEGLCQVQDESSMLVAHVVDPQPGELIIDCCSAPGGKTTHMAALMKNEGRIVAGDIYEHKLERIEENAQRLGITIIEPTLLDAREVGEEYEDMADRVLVDAPCSGLGVLRRKPDARWNKSAEEIAALPPLQGEILDSAAKALKAGGVLVYSTCTIDPSENDEVVEAFLTRHPEFTLEQTGDFLPVKRPDKMVQLYPQRDGTDGFFIARMRKAKG, encoded by the coding sequence ATGGATAAAGCGCGGGAAATCGCGATTAAGATATTAAATGAAGTGCATGAGGAAGGCGCCTATGCCAATGTGGCTCTGGCCCGTCAGCTGCGCAAGGCGGAACTTTCTGACCAGGATCGCCGTTTTGTGACGGAACTGGTCTATGGTGCGGTGAAGGCCGGGGATACCCTCGACTGGATTCTGCGCCGCTATGTAAACCGACCGCTAAAGAAAATTCCGCCGATGGTGCGGGAAATCCTGCGGCTGGGGCTGTATCAGATTTTCTATCTGGACAAGGTGCCAGCTTCGGCGGCCTGCAATACGGCGGTGGAACTGACCAAGAAGTACAGCCATGCAGGCACGGTAAAGTTTGTGAATGCAGTGCTTCGTACCGCCGTGCGGGAACCGGAAAAAGCTACGTTCCCCGAAGGCAAGGGCAAGGCAACGGAAGGACTGGCCTTAAAGAGTCAGCATCCCTATTGGCTGGTGAAGCGCTGGGTTAAGCAGTTCGGTTTTGAAGAAGCGGAAGCACTCTGCGCCTTTGATAACGGCCAGCCGGTGCTTTCTGTGCGTACCAACACGCTAAAAAGCAACCGTGAGGACTTGTTAAAAGCATTGCAGGCGGCAGGTGCGGAAGTGCAGGAAAGCCAGTGGACGCCGGAGGGGATACTCGTTACGGCCCATGGTGCGTTGGATAATCTTGCGCCGTTGCAGGAAGGCCTCTGTCAGGTACAGGACGAAAGCTCCATGCTGGTTGCTCATGTCGTTGACCCGCAGCCTGGCGAACTCATTATCGACTGCTGCAGTGCTCCGGGCGGTAAGACCACTCATATGGCGGCGCTGATGAAGAACGAGGGCCGCATTGTGGCCGGAGATATCTATGAGCATAAACTGGAACGCATTGAAGAAAATGCGCAGCGTCTGGGTATTACCATTATTGAACCGACCTTGCTCGATGCCCGCGAAGTGGGCGAAGAGTATGAGGATATGGCCGACCGGGTGCTCGTGGATGCACCGTGTTCCGGCTTGGGCGTTTTGCGGCGTAAGCCGGATGCCCGCTGGAATAAGAGTGCCGAGGAAATTGCGGCCTTGCCGCCTTTGCAGGGCGAAATCCTCGATAGTGCCGCCAAGGCACTTAAAGCAGGCGGTGTACTGGTCTACAGTACCTGCACCATTGACCCGTCAGAAAATGACGAAGTGGTAGAGGCCTTTTTGACCCGTCATCCGGAATTTACATTGGAACAAACTGGTGATTTCCTGCCGGTGAAGCGTCCGGATAAGATGGTACAGCTCTATCCCCAGCGGGATGGCACGGACGGTTTCTTTATTGCACGTATGCGCAAAGCGAAAGGATAA
- the rlmN gene encoding 23S rRNA (adenine(2503)-C(2))-methyltransferase RlmN: protein MTNIFGLTLAELQEVLAPLKVQKFRAKQIAEWLYQRGAVDFSAMTNLSKALREQLAENFTIGRPKIKARLDSQDEKTTKFLLEFADGTAIETVLMRQPYGNSICVSTQAGCNMGCAFCASTLHGLARDLTCGEILAQAVTINDMLREESGSKVDTMVIMGSGEPLMNYDEVVKFLRLIHEPYTLGLGYRNITLSTSGIVPNMYKLAEEGMPISLSVSLHAPNQELRSEIMPINRKYPLKDVVVAAKNYADKTKRRVTYEYILIDQLNDGEQQAKELTALMHGQLASVNLIPINPVVERNLLRPSKARIDWFEGYLASHHVNVTVRREMGTDIQAACGQLRNKHLQD, encoded by the coding sequence TTGACAAATATATTTGGGTTGACTTTAGCAGAGCTGCAGGAAGTCTTGGCGCCCTTGAAGGTACAGAAGTTCCGCGCCAAACAGATTGCCGAATGGCTCTATCAGCGCGGGGCGGTGGATTTTTCCGCCATGACCAACCTGTCGAAGGCTTTGCGTGAGCAGCTGGCGGAGAATTTCACCATTGGCCGTCCTAAGATTAAGGCGCGGCTCGATTCACAGGATGAAAAGACCACGAAATTCCTGCTGGAGTTTGCCGATGGCACTGCTATTGAGACAGTGCTGATGCGTCAGCCTTATGGCAATAGCATCTGCGTTTCCACGCAGGCCGGCTGCAATATGGGCTGCGCTTTCTGCGCTTCCACCCTTCATGGTCTGGCCCGTGATTTGACCTGTGGGGAAATTTTGGCGCAGGCGGTAACCATCAATGATATGCTGCGGGAGGAGTCCGGCAGTAAGGTGGATACCATGGTGATTATGGGCAGCGGAGAACCCCTGATGAACTACGATGAGGTCGTGAAGTTCCTGCGCCTTATCCATGAGCCCTATACGTTGGGCTTGGGATACCGCAATATCACGCTGTCCACTTCGGGGATTGTGCCCAACATGTACAAGCTGGCAGAGGAGGGCATGCCCATTTCTCTGTCGGTGTCCCTGCATGCGCCGAATCAAGAGCTGCGCTCGGAAATCATGCCCATCAACCGCAAATATCCGCTGAAGGATGTGGTGGTGGCGGCCAAGAACTATGCCGACAAGACCAAGCGGCGGGTGACTTACGAATACATACTGATTGACCAGCTAAATGACGGCGAGCAGCAGGCCAAAGAGCTTACGGCGCTTATGCATGGCCAGCTAGCCAGCGTCAATCTCATCCCCATCAATCCTGTGGTGGAACGCAATCTTCTGCGTCCGTCCAAGGCACGGATTGACTGGTTTGAAGGGTATCTGGCGAGCCATCATGTGAATGTGACTGTGCGCCGGGAGATGGGCACGGATATTCAGGCGGCCTGCGGTCAGCTGCGCAACAAGCATTTGCAGGATTAG
- a CDS encoding FhaA domain-containing protein: MGIGKLESFLENHIEGFFNKKFSSDLEPVELSKALEKEIARQGKGKPRRKVPNQYVFFLAKEDYQRLCARRIMDELYAVAEKQVILQDYIMPGNLTVLCQADGEKQRGTFELKARFTEEEKPAETCEEPHTLVLAKPKLGSQQPLNLPQEVKITSLKVVEGPDMDAYLEFGEGQIYIGRREKNDFILTDTKASRLHAWIAYENHRHVLYDAQSTNGTYVNGEPVESLCLCSGDEIQIGTTVLLYEVI, encoded by the coding sequence ATGGGCATTGGCAAGTTAGAGTCCTTTTTGGAAAATCATATCGAAGGCTTCTTCAACAAAAAGTTCAGCAGCGATTTGGAACCGGTGGAACTAAGTAAGGCGCTGGAGAAGGAAATCGCTCGTCAGGGCAAGGGCAAGCCACGGCGCAAGGTGCCCAATCAGTATGTATTCTTCCTGGCTAAGGAGGATTATCAGCGGCTCTGCGCCAGACGGATTATGGATGAGCTTTATGCCGTGGCAGAAAAACAGGTCATTTTGCAGGACTATATCATGCCGGGGAATTTGACGGTGCTCTGTCAGGCCGATGGCGAAAAGCAGCGCGGAACCTTCGAGTTAAAGGCGCGTTTCACCGAGGAAGAAAAACCGGCTGAAACTTGTGAAGAACCCCATACCTTGGTGCTTGCCAAGCCCAAACTGGGCAGCCAGCAGCCGCTCAACCTGCCGCAGGAAGTGAAGATTACTTCGCTGAAGGTGGTGGAAGGCCCGGATATGGATGCGTATCTGGAATTTGGCGAAGGGCAGATATATATCGGCCGCCGGGAGAAAAACGATTTTATTCTCACCGACACCAAGGCATCCCGGCTCCATGCCTGGATTGCCTATGAAAATCACCGGCACGTGCTCTATGATGCGCAAAGTACCAACGGCACCTATGTGAACGGTGAGCCGGTGGAATCCCTATGTCTGTGTTCCGGGGATGAAATCCAAATCGGAACAACGGTATTACTATACGAGGTGATTTGA
- a CDS encoding FHA domain-containing protein has product MQGAAMAIKVARVALEYGMLLWLIYFTVSLSRKMFGEVKKEMKRQHKPAVRQNEALLTVVEASEEELQGRRFAFQEEITIGRGAENDIRIPENFVSHRHATIFLHGAQYVIEDLGSVNHTYVNGQPLEGRAYLKPGDEIRIGMVTLRFER; this is encoded by the coding sequence ATGCAAGGTGCGGCAATGGCCATTAAGGTGGCCAGGGTAGCGCTGGAATATGGCATGCTCCTGTGGCTGATTTATTTTACCGTCAGCCTGTCCCGCAAGATGTTCGGCGAGGTCAAGAAGGAAATGAAGCGCCAGCACAAGCCCGCAGTAAGGCAGAATGAGGCGTTGCTCACGGTGGTGGAAGCCAGCGAGGAGGAACTGCAGGGACGGCGGTTTGCATTCCAGGAGGAAATAACCATTGGCCGGGGTGCGGAAAATGATATACGCATTCCCGAAAATTTTGTTTCCCACCGCCATGCCACGATTTTTCTCCATGGTGCCCAATATGTCATTGAGGATTTGGGCAGCGTGAACCATACTTATGTAAATGGTCAGCCATTGGAGGGCCGGGCGTATCTGAAACCCGGTGATGAAATCCGTATTGGCATGGTTACCCTAAGGTTCGAGAGGTGA